In bacterium, the genomic stretch AGTGTACGTCGGTCTTCGGCACATACCATGAGAGCATGAGCCTTACAGTCTTATCCTCTCCGGGACCAAGAGTAAATGGCACATATATACTCGCACCTGGGCTGGGAGCACCATCGACAATTGGAGGACAAGCGCTGATCTCACCGCGGGCGATCTCGTTCCAGGCCATAGTCAGTGAATCGAACCATCCGCCCCTGAACCACGCACAGTTGACTACAGCCTCCGGGCTGTCCACGGATGCCCAAAACTCCCCTTGCTTCCAAGGCTCATCTTCTGTACCTGGTTCACAAAACACGAAGCCATTTGTCGCTGCCGACACTTTCGCTTCATGAGAACCGGTATCCATAAAATTCTTTGCGTTGAATGAATAGACAGCCTCGATAGCCTCATCTGTATTATTCACGAACTTGTATTCCAGAGCTACAACGGGAAGACTGGAATTATCAGCATCACCCGGGATAAACGGGCTCCAGCCGGTGAGCAATATATCGAGGGCCATATTATCGTCGGCAAAATTAATGGTCGCAAACGGAAAGTGAGAGCTGAAACCTGCTCCAGCCAACCTTGGAAGGCCATAAGATTTATGCGCACCACCATTGCCAGTGCCTGGAGAACCGAATATCTTCCTGGTCGGAACCGGACCCTCAATTACGCGGGCTATATTTTGTTCTCCCTTTAAGCATATAGCCGAAAACACGCTTGGCTCAAAGAACACATCAGGTTTGTTGCGTATGGATACGTTCGAAAGCGCGCCTGTGCCCTCCAAACATATCATACCAGCGCCAATGCCGCCCAATGGAAACGCTATATGGTTAAGATACTCGCCTTTATAAGTCTTCTTGCTCAAAACGTCTACCCCCTCGACTTGCTCGGCATATGCTATCAAGAACAAAATATATAGTCAACAAACCATATGATGTATAATAATATATAGCACTTAAAGATACAATTTGTGGTTTACTTCAAACAGTAGGCATGGGTATAACCCACAAGCTCACTAACCCGTATTATGCGGGAAGCGCATGATACGGGTCTTCGAGAGCATTATTCACGTTTCTCGTGAATAATGCAGGCTAAGTTCGACAATGGTCAAAGAGAAAAGGATGGTGAATGTTTGTGAACTCACAATCATTCGATATCTCGCTGGCTCGAAACGAACACTCACAAATCATCAGGATGTCCGGTGAGATCGACTTTGCAGCCTTGATCGACCTTGATCCTGTATTGTCGAAAATTATCGATGATGGTGAAGGTGAACTGCTGATGGATATGGCTGAGGTCACTTTCATCGACAGCGAAGGTATAAGACTTCTGCTCAACACGTTCAATAAAGCAAGTCAAAAAAATCGAAAAGCTCAGATTATTAAGTGCAGCCCACAGGTTATGCGAGTGCTAAAACTCGCAGGCATATCCGAAATTCTGTGCATACATATAGAAAAAGCCCCTCCCTATATGTCCAGGGAGGAGCGTGTGCAACCATTTAATTGGCCCAGATAAAATTCAACTACGCCAGCAAATACTCGACCAGAGTGCCTGCGCCCGATCCAGTGCTCCCTTTTTTTGCTAAATCGGTATCTTTCTCGACAGAAGATGACGACAGATCGATATGTGCCCATGCCCTCTCACCTGTGAATCGCTTGATAAACAGTGCCGCGCTTATTGCCCCACCCTCACGGGAGCCTGTGTTTTTCATGTCGGCAACGTCACTCTTGAGGTT encodes the following:
- a CDS encoding STAS domain-containing protein, producing MFVNSQSFDISLARNEHSQIIRMSGEIDFAALIDLDPVLSKIIDDGEGELLMDMAEVTFIDSEGIRLLLNTFNKASQKNRKAQIIKCSPQVMRVLKLAGISEILCIHIEKAPPYMSREERVQPFNWPR